The DNA segment AGGGATTGGCGTATTCTATTCAAAGTTTTCTTTGTAATGCCGGTTCGTTAGTTGGTTATATATTCCCTTTTCTCTTTACATTTTTGGGCATAAGTAATGTAGCAGCTAATGGCGTAATACCAGATTCTGTTATTTATTCATTCTATATTGGTGCAGCGATACTAATACTTTGTGTCTTTTATACAATAGTGAAGGTAAAGGAGATGCCGCCTAAAGAGTATGCTATGTATCATGGATTAGAGAAACCTCTTGATCAGGAAAAAGTAAATGTCTTTAAGTTATTGAAGTCTGCACCTGTTGCGTTTTGGACAGTTGGATTAGTACAGTTCTTTTGTTGGTCAGCTTTTATGTATATGTGGACATACACAAACGGTTCTATTGCTAATACATGTTGGAATACTGCAGATGTGTCTTCAACTGGATATCAGGCAGCCGGAAATTGGGTCGGTATACTGTTTGCTGTACAGGCTGTTGGTAGTGTTTTATGGGCAGTCATATTGCCGCAATTCAATAATCGTAAGGTGTCATATTCCATTAGCCTTATTCTCGGAGGAATTGGATTTTGTATGATACCATTCATACATAATCAGTACGTTTTGTTCTTGCCATTCATTCTCATAGGATGTGCTTGGGCGGCAATGTTAGCGATGCCTTTTACAATAGTAACCAATGCTCTCAATGGCAGTCATATGGGTGTCTATCTTGGACTTTTCAATGGAACTATTTGTATTCCGCAGATAGTAGCTGCTGCCTTTGGCGGAGTAATCTTAAGTTTGGTATGTAATGTTCAAAGTAATATGATGCTTGTAGCTGGAGGACTTCTAATAGCCGGTGCACTTTGTGTATTTGTAATAAAAGAAACAATTGGAGAAAATCCGTAATATACATACTTTTTTTATTGCTCTTGATGATATTTAATTATATTTGTTTACCTTTGCATGAATAATATGAAAATTTCTTCTAATGAGAATATCATCAATACTAATGATATTGGTATGTTTTTTTACTGTAAACTCTAAAGCCGAAGATGCCGATACCTTGTCATTTAATAAACTATACAAAACGAGAAATGATAGCATTGTCTCAAGAGCATTTACTTTAAGCCAATCATTTAAGCGCAATTGTACTCCTTCAGGCCTGGTATTCATAGCAGACGGCTTGATGTTAAAAGCTCAAAAGAAAGATTTTCGTTCTATTAAGACCTTCTTTCAGCCCCATTTTGAGAAAACATATGACAGCTATACTCAATATGCTCCTCTTGTTGCATCTTTTGCATTGAAGGCTTTGGGCGTTAAAAATACTAGTACTTGGAAAAGACTGACGTTAAATTCAACATTATCCTACGTCACTATGGCTACTTTGGTGAATAGCATAAAGTATTCGTCTAAAGAAATGCGCCCGGATAATACAACTGCAAACTCATTTCCATCAGGCCATACAGCAACAGCTTTTGCGGCAGCAACTATATTTAACAAAGAGTATGGACCTATTAGTCCATGGTATAGTGTGGCAGGATATAGTGTGGCAACTCTTACAGGAATAACACGTATAATGAATAACCGACATTGGATTAATGATGTACTTGTAGGAGCTGGTATAGGTATTGTATCTGCAG comes from the Xylanibacter oryzae DSM 17970 genome and includes:
- a CDS encoding MFS transporter, with product MNTKPDLSFGKLWNLSFGFFGVQIAYALQSANISRIFATLGADPHNLSYFWILPPLMGIVVQPIVGTLSDKTWCRFGRRIPYLFIGAALAVFVMCILPNAGSFGMKVSTAMIFGLISLMFLDTSINMAMQPFKMLVGDTVNEKQKGLAYSIQSFLCNAGSLVGYIFPFLFTFLGISNVAANGVIPDSVIYSFYIGAAILILCVFYTIVKVKEMPPKEYAMYHGLEKPLDQEKVNVFKLLKSAPVAFWTVGLVQFFCWSAFMYMWTYTNGSIANTCWNTADVSSTGYQAAGNWVGILFAVQAVGSVLWAVILPQFNNRKVSYSISLILGGIGFCMIPFIHNQYVLFLPFILIGCAWAAMLAMPFTIVTNALNGSHMGVYLGLFNGTICIPQIVAAAFGGVILSLVCNVQSNMMLVAGGLLIAGALCVFVIKETIGENP